A window of Mangifera indica cultivar Alphonso chromosome 13, CATAS_Mindica_2.1, whole genome shotgun sequence contains these coding sequences:
- the LOC123195241 gene encoding centrosomal protein of 290 kDa isoform X2 — translation MDKNKNRTDLLAAGRKRLQQFRQKKEGKGSSSQGKSSKKSNKFEQHEADVDAALVAAGAPTGSLTPEGENESHVDANLRFVDSNSSENSQDPDVAAVASEPPSVTIVPESSSVELPLAHEVESPPQELEVVNVDASVHNQGESTQNADVEEARAMNLETVGIPVFEGETKHVDMSVPSELINTREMEIVPVETYCFNDSQKSIVSQEVLSKMSSIQGRGDQVTDEADGSGLKQFDDRSYEPEHKGDGNFILSKFVGIAAALEESASGLTGVHEITHEIKPTGKVNYATESTGPPVMSDALGILSPILDYQEAKSSLAVSHQDSSQLKDVMAGLPNEEISEMLSVDNGKDWKEEAEADTDSMMVSEQYKEQQCMTECNVQGGSAAEAMSSPSIKTESFVGDGCSISFLQHKEAVRRLSEDEFHSLPVSNARLGTDSLILAECGYPDSFERLKDELYLTSFGKDVFHLQLSEMSDLQLEFDQHRHQFLEEISVLRTSLNEVQEGRECLAAELAHCRSELLAVDRRREELENQVHLVKEEAQQFSGRALELQISLERSKGDLSSLSKELADCKDLVASIRLENENLQGTITSVMEDRRNLVEEKESYQQENEKLSLELANCKSLVASLEVEISNFSGTLALMAEERKKLKEEKESLGHENRELSMELTDLKNLVAALRAENADLNGSYSLMTEERKKLDEEKESIHCENNKLSMELTDCKGLVAALQLQIAHLNEGLAKITAEREKLKEDKEFFAQENERLSDELLVSQEKLSTKNEECVQDCVTSTPMLEKPSPDGPTGEPPRDLVEQDVVGDSFVLVVLKEHIEEAEKLLQNLEKAIEGMHAESMSFNKSSGKVASPAVSRLIQAFESKQQHDEHEELEVEEKVGDLFMLTKGQTGGLMVLLQQLHLDAEKVKEEWRKDSKVPFNELQVEYEALKQYSDYLEAPNIELGILYEALKQHVFELNAKNNELQVLIEALEQQDLGLKAEYAALGVKVNGYQSRVSELLSQLHDLERSSDEKALDIENQLESLQKEATEMAVILEKEWNTKIPHIIETIGRLDASAGRMSTSAISRNADIGLDVNSYIAASVSATIKVIEDLQEKLEVARIDHQAVCSSYEEVNDKFNNLLQKNEATSVMLHKIYGELRKLLIDSYGVVDDEHEMNFEGGNVHDSIDYIKYKTIVDQLGTFLGERLQLQSLNNELNSELIRRANDIEELNQRCLDLDAIQKLIEDVEGIVKPDCAGTNLDKTPASYLESLVSSLVQKYKQGCEHVTSLTEEFGSKVMELTELQETVQQLSALNLSYEIEILALKESLSWAEEVLAVTRSELNVKISELEQSDQRVSSIREKLSIAVAKGKGLVVQRDNLKQSLAETSKELERCSQELQLKDSWLHELETKLKSYMEAGERVEALESELSYIRNSATALRESFLLKDSVLQRIEEILEDLDLPEHFHSGGTIEKVEWLARSATGNSLAVTDWDQKSSIGGSYTDTGFVVMDAWKEDAPLSSSSGEDMRRKYEELQGKFYGLAEQNEMLEQSLMERNLLVQRWEEVLDRVNMPSHMQSKEPEDRILWLGTALLEAHEESSTLQRKIGNLENYCGSVTADLEESQKRISGLEAELQAVVDERENLSERLKILIPDHEKISVKAAQFEVENEKLQSEVTGLHEKLAEKVRNEDRIRNIEGEIHRLEDLVTDALHDPGAKELVSGESTTECLEVLLSKLIERYSALATAKPSLEGAVDEHYSEETCANLDESRGRDMLLTEEPCISGMKKDLEEALQNLMHVKEERDVYMEGQKSLLCEFEALDKKRGELQELLIQEEQKSASLREKLSVAVRKGKSLVQQRDSLKQTVEEMTNELERLKSEIRDLSTYPKTVEALESERLFLRNRLTETEQLLQERDHILNVIINALGDIDVGGESTISDPVEKVEQIGKQFRDLHAALASSEQESRKSRRAAELLLAELNEVQERNDAFQEELANTANELTDLYKEKGEAEAAKLEALTRLEQLSAVNSEGKQKQYSELMAFKNVVDELKKHFSDINNVLADVFSKDLELLQNVEKFMESCSKQGDTTSVVEMPNLSAYDGSTPSNSEHREKLLSVDSWLGPKVPAYVDDSIIVEVYSSVGCSLQELKTDFGVLKEKLHRHPIALHDKASGLSKAMEILSREMSNQINLFGALKRDVMRMESIEKEKDMEIVSLRRNFTVLYDACANSIMEIQNRKAELTGNTLVVQDLGMNLNPASFVDGLSFGGQTHFSEECGKAIAENLLSAVKDFAIMRTEVVEGNLEEMKITIANLQRELQEKDIQKDRICAELVSQIKEAEAAVRSYSLDIQSSQTQVYDMEQQMKIMEEERSLLKQRVNELLDDQASLVELQDTVKSLSDVLVSKDQEIEALMQALDEEETQMEELNNKLEELEKVVQQKNIELENLEASRGKISKRLLVTVNKFDELHHLSESLLAEVEKLQSQLQDRDSEISFLRQEVTRCTNDVLVASQMNNMRNLEEFQEFLSWFDSMISQVGVHDLPIDDRKISQVHEYKEILQKKISAIISEFEELQVVAQSRDALLQVEKSKVQELTHREEILRKSLSEKESQINMLEGVEDSGQETSFTSEILEVEPLINKWAAPGPSMTSQVRSLRKVNNDQVAIAIDTEPGSTGGRLEDEDEDKVHGFKSLTTSRIVPKFTRPATDMIDGLWVSCDRALMRQPALRLGIIVYWAILHTLLAVFVF, via the exons ATGGACAAGAACAAGAACCGTACCGATCTGCTCGCCGCCGGCCGTAAAAGG CTTCAACAATTTCGTCAAAAGAAGGAGGGTAAGGGCAGTAGTAGCCAAGGAAAGTCATCAAAGAAGTCTAATAAATTTGAGCAGCATGAAGCTGATGTTGATGCGGCATTAGTGGCTGCTGGTGCACCAACTGGATCTTTAACTCCTGAAGGGGAAAATGAATCACATGTTGATGCGAATCTGAGATTTGTGGATTCAAATTCAAGTGAGAATTCACAGGATCCTGATGTTGCTGCTGTAGCCAGTGAGCCTCCATCAGTGACCATTGTACCTGAATCAAGCTCTGTCGAATTGCCATTGGCTCACGAGGTTGAATCACCTCCACAGGAATTGGAGGTTGTTAATGTAGATGCCTCAGTCCATAACCAAGGGGAGAGTACTCAAAATGCTGATGTTGAGGAAGCCAGAGCAATGAATTTAGAAACTGTTGGTATCCCGGTATTTGAAGGGGAAACCAAGCATGTTGATATGTCAGTTCCATCGGAATTAATCAATACAAGAGAGATGGAGATAGTTCCTGTTGAAACATATTGTTTTAATGACAGTCAGAAGTCAATCGTTTCACAAGAAGTTCTCTCTAAGATGTCCTCAATTCAAGGGAGGGGTGATCAGGTAACAGAT GAAGCTGATGGTTCGGGTTTGAAGCAATTTGATGATAGAAGCTATGAACCAGAGCATAAAGGAGATGGGAATTTCATTCTCTCTAAGTTTGTTGGAATTGCTGCAGCTCTTGAAGAATCAGCTTCAGGACTGACTGGTGTACATGAAATTACCCATGAAATAAAGCCAACTGGAAAGGTTAATTATGCCACTGAGTCAACTGGGCCACCTGTTATGTCGGATGCACTTGGGATTTTGTCTCCCATCTTGGATTATCAAGAAGCCAAAAGTTCTTTGGCAGTTAGTCATCAAGATTCAAGTCAGTTGAAAGATGTAATGGCAGGCTTACCTAATGAAGAAATATCAGAAATGCTCTCTGTGGACAATGGAAAGGACTGGAAAGAAGAGGCCGAAGCAGATACAGATAGTATGATGGTTTCAGAACAGTATAAGGAGCAGCAGTGTATGACTGAGTGTAATGTTCAAGGAGGATCTGCTGCAGAAGCAATGTCGAGTCCATCTATAAAAACTGAGTCTTTTGTTGGAGATGGGTGCTCAATCAGCTTTTTGCAGCACAAGGAGGCGGTTAGGAGGCTTAGTGAGGATGAGTTCCACTCTCTTCCTGTTTCTAATGCACGGTTGGGAACTGATAGTTTGATCCTAGCTGAGTGTGGTTATCCAGATTCTTTTGAGAGACTGAAAGACGAGTTATATCTCACAAGTTTTGGAAAAGATGTATTTCATTTGCAACTCTCAGAAATGTCTGATTTGCAATTGGAATTTGATCAGCATCGTCACCAGTTTCTTGAAGAAATATCAGTGCTCCGTACTTCCCTGAATGAAGTTCAAGAGGGGAGAGAATGCCTGGCTGCAGAGCTTGCACATTGTAGGTCTGAACTCCTAGCTGTTGATAGAAGGAGAGAGGAGCTTGAAAACCAAGTTCATTTAGTGAAGGAAGAGGCTCAGCAGTTTTCTGGTAGGGCACTTGAATTGCAGATTAGCTTGGAAAGATCAAAAGGGGATTTGTCAAGCCTGTCAAAGGAGTTAGCTGACTGCAAGGATTTGGTTGCTTCCATACGGCTGGAGAATGAGAACTTACAAGGGACTATTACTTCAGTGATGGAGGATAGAAGGAATCTTGTGGAGGAAAAGGAGTCTTATCAGCAAGAGAATGAGAAGCTGTCATTGGAGTTAGCTAACTGCAAGAGTTTGGTTGCTTCTCTAGAGGTAGAAATTTCCAACTTCAGTGGGACTCTGGCTTTAATGGCTgaggaaagaaagaaacttaAAGAGGAAAAGGAGTCTCTCGGTCATGAGAATAGGGAACTTTCCATGGAATTGACtgatttgaagaatttggtgGCTGCTCTACGGGCTGAAAATGCTGACTTAAATGGGAGTTATTCTTTGATGACAGAGGAGAGAAAGAAGCTTGATGAAGAAAAAGAGTCCATTCATTGTGAGAATAATAAACTATCTATGGAATTGACAGACTGCAAGGGTTTGGTGGCGGCTCTACAGTTACAAATTGCCCACTTAAATGAGGGCCTTGCTAAAATAACCGCGGAGAGAGAGAAGCTTAAGGAGGACAAGGAATTTTTTGCCCAAGAGAATGAGAGGCTGTCAGATGAGCTTCTTGTTTCTCAAGAGAAATTGTCTACTAAAAATGAGGAATGTGTGCAGGATTGTGTTACTTCTACTCCCATGTTGGAGAAACCCTCACCTGATGGGCCAACTGGCGAGCCACCGCGTGATCTGGTTGAACAGGATGTTGTTGGTGATTCTTTTGTGCTGGTAGTCCTAAAAGAACACATAGAGGAGGCAGAGAAATTGCTGCAGAACCTTGAAAAGGCCATTGAAGGGATGCACGCGGAGTCGATGTCCTTTAACAAATCCAGTGGTAAAGTAGCTTCACCAGCAGTTTCCAGACTAATTCAAGCATTTGAGTCAAAGCAGCAGCATGATGAACATGAGGAACTTGAGGTAGAAGAAAAGGTTGGAGATCTCTTTATGTTAACAAAAGGGCAAACAGGGGGTTTGATGGTATTGCTTCAGCAGTTGCACCTGGATGCTGAAAAGGTTAAAGAGGAGTGGAGAAAAGATTCTAAAGTTCCATTCAATGAACTCCAGGTTGAATATGAAGCTTTGAAGCAATACAGTGACTATTTGGAAGCACCAAACATTGAGCTTGGGATTCTGTATGAAGCTTTAAAGCAACATGTGTTCGAACTTAATGCAAAGAATAATGAGCTTCAAGTTCTCATTGAAGCTTTAGAACAACAAGACCTTGGTCTGAAAGCAGAATATGCTGCACTTGGTGTAAAAGTGAATGGGTACCAATCAAGAGTTAGTGAGTTACTGAGTCAATTGCATGATTTAGAGCGAAGTTCAGATGAGAAGGCTTTGGACattgaaaatcaattagaaAGTTTGCAGAAGGAAGCAACTGAGATGGCAGTGATACTTGAAAAAGAATGGAATACAAAAATTCCTCATATTATTGAAACAATAGGAAGGCTTGATGCATCTGCTGGTAGAATGTCAACCTCTGCCATCTCACGCAATGCTGATATTGGCTTGGATGTAAATAGCTACATTGCTGCCTCTGTAAGTGCCACCATCAAGGTGATTGAAGATCTGCAGGAGAAACTAGAAGTTGCTCGTATAGACCATCAAGCAGTCTGTTCGTCTTATGAAGAAGTGAATGATAAGTTCAATAATTTGCTGCAAAAGAATGAAGCAACTTCTGTTATGTTACATAAGATATATGGTGAGCTTAGGAAACTTTTAATTGATTCATATGGGGTTGTGGATGATGAACATGAGATGAACTTTGAAGGTGGAAATGTGCACGATTCGATTGACTACATCAAGTATAAAACCATTGTGGATCAACTGGGAACTTTTCTGGGTGAGAGACTGCAACTCCAGTCCTTAAACAATGAACTTAATTCTGAGTTGATCAGGAGAGCTAATGATATTGAGGAATTGAACCAGAGATGTCTTGATTTAGATGCCATTCAGAAGTTAATAGAAGATGTTGAGGGTATTGTGAAACCGGACTGCGCTGGAACCAACTTGGATAAAACACCGGCTTCTTACCTTGAATCATTGGTGTCTTCACTTGTTCAGAAGTACAAACAGGGTTGTGAGCATGTGACTTCATTGACAGAAGAGTTTGGATCCAAGGTGATGGAATTGACAGAACTTCAGGAGACAGTGCAGCAGCTATCTGCTTTGAACCTTAGTTATGAAATTGAAATCCTTGCTCTGAAGGAAAGTTTAAGTTGGGCAGAAGAAGTCCTTGCTGTCACACGTTCTGAGTTAAATGTAAAGATAAGTGAACTTGAACAGTCAGACCAGCGGGTATCTTCTATCAGAGAGAAGCTCAGCATTGCTGTTGCCAAGGGGAAGGGTTTGGTTGTTCAGCGTGATAATCTCAAGCAGTCTCTAGCTGAGACATCCAAGGAACTGGAAAGATGCTCTCAGGAGTTACAGTTGAAGGATTCTTGGCTTCATGAGCTAGAAACAAAACTTAAGTCCTATATGGAGGCAGGTGAGCGTGTGGAAGCTCTTGAATCTGAGCTTTCATACATTCGCAACTCAGCAACTGCTTTAAGAGAATCATTTCTTCTCAAGGACTCTGTACTCCAGAGAATTGAAGAGATCCTGGAAGACCTAGATTTACCTGAGCATTTTCATTCAGGAGGCACAATTGAAAAGGTTGAGTGGTTAGCAAGATCAGCCACTGGTAACTCTTTGGCTGTCACTGACTGGGATCAAAAGAGTTCTATAGGAGGGTCCTACACTGATACTGGGTTTGTGGTTATGGATGCCTGGAAAGAAGATGCACCACTGAGCTCTAGTTCAGGGGAAGATATGAGGAGAAAGTATGAGGAGCTTCAAGGTAAGTTCTATGGGTTGGCTGAGCAAAATGAAATGCTGGAACAGTCATTAATGGAGAGAAATCTTTTGGTGCAACGATGGGAAGAAGTTCTGGACAGAGTTAACATGCCCTCACATATGCAATCTAAGGAACCTGAGGATAGGATTCTGTGGTTGGGAACTGCACTTTTGGAAGCTCATGAGGAGAGTAGTACTCTCCAGCGGAAGATTGGTAACCTGGAAAACTATTGTGGATCAGTAACTGCTGATTTGGAAGAGTCACAAAAGAGGATATCTGGCCTTGAGGCTGAACTCCAAGCTGTTGTAGATGAGAGGGAAAATCTTTCTGAAAGATTGAAAATTCTGATCCCTGATCATGAGAAAATTTCAGTAAAGGCAGCCCAGTTTGAAGTTGAGAATGAAAAACTGCAGAGTGAAGTAACTGGTTTGCATGAGAAATTGGCTGAGAAGGTGAGGAATGAGGACCGCATTCGCAACATTGAAGGTGAGATACATAGATTGGAGGACTTGGTTACTGATGCATTGCATGACCCTGGTGCAAAAGAGCTGGTTTCTGGTGAGAGTACTACTGAGTGCTTGGAGGTATTGCTGAGTAAACTTATAGAGCGCTACTCAGCCCTTGCTACTGCAAAACCCAGCCTTGAGGGTGCAGTAGATGAGCACTACTCTGAGGAAACTTGTGCAAATCTTGATGAATCACGAGGTAGAGATATGCTACTTACCGAGGAACCTTGCATATCAGGTATGAAGAAAGACCTGGAGGAGGCTCTTCAGAATCTAATGCATGTGAAGGAAGAGAGAGATGTATATATGGAGGGGCAAAAATCTTTACTTTGTGAATTTGAAGCACTTGATAAAAAACGAGGAGAGTTGCAAGAGTTGCTTATTCAGGAGGAGCAGAAGTCAGCTTCTCTGAGGGAGAAGTTAAGTGTTGCAGTTAGAAAAGGAAAGTCATTGGTTCAACAGAGGGATAGCCTGAAACAAACTGTTGAAGAGATGACTAATGAACTCGAGCGCTTGAAATCTGAGATTAGGGACTTATCTACATACCCCAAAACAGTGGAAGCCCTAGAATCTGAGAGACTGTTCTTGAGGAATCGTTTGACAGAAACTGAACAGCTATTGCAGGAGAGAGACCATATTTTGAATGTGATTATTAATGCCTTAGGTGACATTGATGTTGGGGGTGAAAGTACAATCAGTGATCCTGTTGAGAAGGTAGAACAGATTGGGAAACAATTCCGTGATTTGCATGCAGCTCTGGCTTCTTCAGAACAAGAATCGAGGAAATCTAGAAGAGCGGCAGAGTTACTGCTTGCAGAGTTAAATGAAGTTCAAGAGAGAAATGATGCTTTCCAGGAAGAGTTGGCAAATACTGCCAATGAACTCACAGATCTCTACAAGGAAAAGGGGGAAGCTGAAGCTGCCAAACTTGAAGCACTCACACGTCTTGAACAGTTATCAGCAGTTAATTCTGAGGGAAAACAGAAACAATATTCTGAGTTAATGGCCTTTAAAAATGTTGTTGATGAACTGAAGAAACACTTTTCTGACATTAATAATGTATTAGCTGATGTTTTCTCCAAGGACTTGGAATTGCTGCAAAATGTGGAAAAATTTATGGAGTCTTGTTCGAAGCAAGGGGACACTACTAGTGTGGTTGAAATGCCTAATTTAAGTGCATATGACGGTAGTACTCCCAGCAATTCAGAACACAGG GAGAAACTTCTATCAGTGGATTCATGGTTAGGTCCCAAAGTACCAGCCTATGTTGATGATAGTATAATAGTTGAAGTTTATAGTTCTGTTGGGTGTAGTTTGCAAGAGTTGAAGACTGATTTTGGTGTTTTGAAGGAAAAGTTGCATAGACACCCTATAGCATTACATGATAAAGCAAGCGGTCTATCTAAAGCAATGGAGATTCTTAGCAGAGAAATGTCTAATCAGATAAATTTATTTGGAGCCTTGAAAAGAGATGTTATGCGTATGGaatcaattgaaaaagaaaaggatatGGAAATTGTCTCATTGCGGAGAAATTTTACTGTGCTTTATGATGCATGTGCTAATTCTATCATGGAAATACAAAACAGAAAAGCTGAGCTGACTGGAAATACATTGGTTGTTCAAGACCTGGGAATGAACTTGAATCCAGCATCATTTGTTGATGGACTCTCTTTTGGTGGACAGACCCATTTCTCTGAAGAATGTGGCAAGGCTATTGCAGAGAATCTATTATCAGCTGTCAAGGATTTTGCTATTATGAGAACTGAAGTTGTAGAAGGTAATCTAGAGGAAATGAAAATCACCATTGCAAATTTGCAGAGAGAGCTTCAGGAGAAGGACATCCAAAAAGACAGGATTTGTGCAGAGCTTGTTAGTCAAATCAAGGAAGCTGAAGCTGCCGTTCGCAGTTACTCACTGGATATTCAATCTTCCCAAACTCAGGTGTATGATATGGAACAGCAAATGAAAATCATGGAGGAGGAACGAAGCCTATTGAAGCAGAGAGTGAATGAGTTGCTAGATGATCAAGCTTCCTTAGTGGAGTTGCAGGATACGGTCAAATCACTGTCTGATGTGCTAGTTTCCAAGGACCAAG AAATTGAGGCACTAATGCAAGCGCTTGATGAGGAGGAGACCCAAATGGAAGAATTGAACAACAAACTTGAGGAATTGGAAAAAGTTGTGCAACAAAAGAACATAGAGTTGGAGAATCTTGAAGCTTCTCGTGGAAAGATTTCAAAAAGGCTTTTGGTTACTGTGAACAAGTTTGATGAGCTTCATCATTTGTCTGAAAGTCTTCTTGCTGAGGTTGAAAAACTACAATCACAATTGCAAGATCGGGATTCTGAGATTTCTTTCTTGAGGCAGGAGGTCACTAGATGTACCAATGATGTTCTTGTTGCATCACAGATGAACAACATGAGAAATTTAGAAGAGTTCCAGGAGTTTTTGTCCTGGTTTGACTCCATGATTTCTCAGGTTGGAGTCCATGATTTGCCTATTGATGATAGGAAAATCAGTCAAGTGCATGAATACAAGGAAATACTTCAGAAGAAGATATCAGCGATAATATCTGAATTTGAGGAACTGCAGGTAGTGGCTCAAAGCCGGGATGCATTGTTGCAAGTAGAAAAGAGTAAAGTTCAAGAGTTAACACACAGGGAAGAGATTCTTCGGAAGTCTTTAAGTGAGAAGGAGTCACAAATAAACATGCTTGAAGGAGTGGAAGATTCAGGCCAGGAAACTAGTTTTACATCTGAAATTTTAGAAGTTGAACCATTG ATAAACAAGTGGGCAGCACCTGGACCCTCTATGACATCTCAAGTTCGCAGTCTGCGTAAAGTCAACAATGATCAAGTTGCGATTGCTATAGATACTGAGCCTGGCAGTACTGGTGGTAGGTTAGAAGACGAAGATGAGGATAAAG TTCATGGTTTCAAGTCACTTACTACATCAAGAATTGTTCCAAAATTTACAAGACCTGCAACAGACATGATAGATGGCCTATG GGTCTCTTGTGATCGGGCACTCATGCGACAGCCTGCTTTACGTCTTGGTATTATAGTCTATTGGGCTATACTGCATACACTTCTGGctgtttttgtgttttaa